In the genome of Cryptomeria japonica chromosome 8, Sugi_1.0, whole genome shotgun sequence, one region contains:
- the LOC131045318 gene encoding 1-aminocyclopropane-1-carboxylate synthase-like: MQLPTPLSRRATSNGHGEDSPYFDGWKAYDRNPYHPHNNPSGVIQMGLAENQLSFDLIEKWVREHPESSICTQEGIASFKETANYQDYHGLPKFREGITSFMEEVGGGKAKFDKDRIVLTAGATAAHEVLTFCVANPGEAFLIPSPYYPGFDRDLKWRTGVELIPVVCSSSNNFQVSVSALEEAYTEAKCRKVKVKGILITNPSNPLGTTMDEKTLRSILHFATEKKIHLICDEIYAGSVFLGPRFVSIAEVVQSQIERDHVHIVYSLSKDMGLPGFRVGAIYSYNNKVVMAARRMSSFCMVSSQTQYLLGKMLSDRLFVREYIKENKKRLQEAHSVFVQGLCEVGIKCLANSNAGLFCWVDLRHLLHKDSELTLWKIIIEEIGLNVSPGLSCHCKEEGWFRFCFANMTPTTMQESLTRIKRLIERRSKVSTISRSSALTFHTTRPKNLSLSIDRAPIANMSCLNSPRIQIASKCYLNSPCTPVTPMYCFNSPHTPITSM; the protein is encoded by the exons ATGCAACTCCCAACGCCCCTTTCTCGGAGAGCAACCTCCAATGGCCATGGTGAAGACTCTCCTTACTTTGATGGGTGGAAAGCCTATGACAGAAATCCTTACCATCCCCACAATAACCCATCTGGAGTTATTCAAATGGGCTTAGCAGAAAATCAG CTTTCCTTCGATTTAATAGAAAAGTGGGTGAGAGAACACCCAGAGTCTTCCATTTGCACGCAGGAGGGCATTGCCAGCTTTAAAGAGACTGCCAATTATCAAGATTATCATGGCCTCCCCAAGTTCAGAGAG GGTATCACATCATTTATGGAGGAAGTGGGAGGAGGAAAAGCGAAATTTGATAAAGATAGAATAGTTCTCACTGCAGGAGCAACTGCAGCCCATGAGGTGCTAACATTTTGTGTGGCAAATCCAGGAGAGGCTTTCCTCATTCCATCCCCATATTATCCTGG GTTTGATAGAGATCTAAAGTGGCGGACTGGAGTAGAGTTGATACCGGTGGTGTGTAGTAGTTCCAACAATTTTCAGGTGTCAGTGAGTGCACTTGAAGAAGCATACACAGAGGCCAAGTGTCGTAAGGTAAAAGTGAAGGGAATTCTAATAACAAATCCATCCAACCCACTAGGAACCACAATGGATGAGAAAACATTGAGAAGCATATTACATTTTGCAACAGAGAAGAAGATTCATTTGATCTGTGATGAGATCTATGCAGGATCAGTGTTTTTGGGTCCAAGGTTTGTGAGCATTGCAGAGGTGGTACAGAGTCAAATAGAGCGTGATCATGTTCACATTGTTTACAGTCTATCAAAGGACATGGGATTGCCTGGCTTCAGAGTGGGAGCCATCTATTCATATAATAACAAGGTTGTTATGGCGGCACGTAGAATGTCAAGTTTTTGCATGGTTTCCTCACAAACACAGTACTTGTTGGGTAAGATGCTAAGTGACAGATTATTTGTGAGAGAATATATTAAGGAGAATAAGAAGAGGCTACAAGAGGCGCATAGTGTGTTTGTGCAAGGATTATGTGAGGTGGGAATTAAGTGTTTGGCCAATAGCAATGCAGGGCTTTTTTGTTGGGTGGACCTCCGCCATCTTCTCCATAAAGATTCAGAGCTTACACTTTGGAAGATAATCATCGAAGAAATTGGATTGAATGTATCACCTGGGTTGTCATGCCATTGTAAAGAGGAAGGATGGTTCAGGTTTTGCTTTGCTAACATGACCCCAACCACAATGCAAGAATCACTCACTAGAATCAAGCGCTTGATAGAAAGGAGGAGCAAGGTGTCCACAATCTCTCGCTCATCTGCACTAACATTTCATACAACTCGTCCTAAgaatctctccctctctattgatAGAGCTCCAATAGCAAACATGAGTTGTCTCAATAGCCCTCGCATCCAAATTGCATCCAAGTGCTATCTCAATAGCCCTTGCACCCCAGTCACACCCATGTATTGTTTCAATAGCCCTCACACCCCAATCACATCCATGTGA